The Miscanthus floridulus cultivar M001 chromosome 17, ASM1932011v1, whole genome shotgun sequence genome has a window encoding:
- the LOC136518588 gene encoding LOB domain-containing protein 6-like: MAASSASSVPVVSTGSVITVASPPPSGGGGSISAGSTGGGGGTGTGTGSPCAACKFLRRKCQPDCVFAPYFPPDNPQKFVHVHRVFGASNVTKILNELHPYQREDAVNSLAYEADMRLRDPVYGCVGVISILQHRLRLVQQELARASYELSKYQAAAAEAAAASVAVGSHGAAAGMAADFVGNAVANCTQNFINVGHSTAAASITGAGSFMQQDNFASVQMLVRSYEGEGGAARVGMNGGGGYGGFAYSSAMGVGHGGIVSGRQQINGGQFLKPSTTGGDDQPTATQ, from the exons ATGGCCGCCTCGTCAGCATCATCGGTGCCGGTCGTCTCCACGGGATCCGTGATCACTGTGGCCTCGCCGCCGCCTTCGGGTGGTGGTGGCTCGATCTCTGCCGGTAGcacaggcggcggcggtggcacaggcacaggcacaggGTCGCCGTGCGCGGCGTGCAAGTTCCTGCGGCGCAAGTGCCAACCGGACTGCGTGTTCGCGCCCTACTTCCCGCCGGACAACCCGCAGAAGTTCGTGCACGTGCACCGCGTCTTCGGCGCCAGCAACGTGACCAAGATCCTCAACGAGCTCCACCCCTACCAGCGCGAGGACGCCGTCAATTCGCTCGCCTACGAGGCGGACATGCGCCTCCGCGACCCCGTCTACGGCTGCGTCGGCGTCATCTCCATCCTCCAGCACCGCCTCCGTCTCGTCCAGCAggagctcgcccgcgccagcTACGAGCTGTCCAAGTACCAG GCGGCGGCGGCTGAAGCCGCGGCGGCCTCTGTGGCCGTGGGATCCCATGGTGCGGCAGCAGGGATGGCAGCAGATTTCGTAGGCAACGCAGTGGCCAATTGCACGCAAAACTTTATCAATGTCGGGCACTCCACGGCGGCGGCGTCGATCACTGGCGCTGGGTCCTTCATGCAGCAAGACAACTTCGCCTCCGTGCAGATGCTGGTCAGGAGCTACGAAGGTGAAGGTGGAGCTGCGAGGGTGGGCATGAACGGAGGTGGAGGCTATGGCGGCTTCGCGTACTCGTCGGCCATGGGCGTGGGGCATGGTGGTATAGTGTCTGGTCGGCAGCAGATCAACGGTGGACAGTTCTTGAAGCCCAGCACGACCGGCGGGGATGACCAGCCCACTGCCACGCAGTAG